The Luteitalea sp. sequence ATCCGCACCTCGCTGATGCCGCCGGCGTGGCTCAGATCTGGTTGGAGAATCGTGGCCGCCTTCTTCTCGAGGACCTCGCGGAAGCCCCACTTCGTGAAGACGCGCTCGCCAGTCGCAATCGGCAGGTACGTGCCGCGCGCGATCTCCGCCATGACGTCGTGATTCTGCGCCTGGCAGGGCTCTTCGATGAACATCGGGCTGTACGGCTCGAGCTTTTCGATCAACACCTTCGCGAGGGCTGGAGAGATACGGCCGTGGAAGTCGATGCCGATGTCCACATCGTCGCCGACGGTCTTGCGCAGCTCGGCGAACTGCTCGGCAGCGTAGTCCACCTCCGCCGGCGTCTCCATGTAGCGGTTCCAGATGCGGCCGGAGGTGCCGCGGCGCCGGCTGGCGGGGCCGGTCTTGAAAGCCGTGAACCCCTGTCCGATGGCCTGCGTCATCTGCTCTGGGGATCTGGCATGGGCATACACGCGGACCCGATGTCGGGTCGGTCCGCCGAAGAACTCGTAGACCGGAATGCCAAGCGCCTTGCCCTTGATGTCCCAGAGGGCCTGGTCGATGCCGGACAGCGCGCTCGTGAGAATCGGGCCGCCGCGGTAGAACGCGTGGCGATAGATGGCTTGCCAATGGTGCTGTACAGCGCGCGGGTCCTTGCCGGCCAGATAGGCCTCGACCTCTTTGACGGCGGCCGCGCACGTCACGGCGCGCCCCTCCGTGATCGGCTCACCGAGGCCGACGATGCCCGCGTTGGTGTGGATCTTGAGGAACAGCCAGCGCGGCTTGACCAGGAAGGTCTCCAGCTTCGTGACCTTCAGCGCGTCCTTGGCCGGAATAGGCGCGTCCTTCAGCGTTTGCTGGGCGCGGACGAGTTGTTCGTCCGTCGTGACCATGATGCCGGAAGCGGCGAAGATCCCGGCGATAGCTTGACGGCGTGTCACACTCATGGGCGTCAATCTATCACGGCCCGAACGGACGCCTCGGCGAGGCGTCCCTACCGGCGCCATGGTAGGGCGCGTCAGCCTCCCGCGCCGCGAACCGGAGGCCTCGGCGAGGCGTCTCTACGTGCGCGATGGTAGGGCGCGGCTCGCTAGAAGAGGAACTTCACCATCACCTGGACCCTCCGCGAATAGTTGTCCTGGGTCGACGCCACCGCCGAGCCGAACGCCGCTGCCGTCGGACTGATATTGGGCGCAGGGAACAACGGATGGTTGAGCGCGTTCAGCGCTTCCAGCCTGATCTGCAAGGACTTGTCGCCGATGATTCGTGTGTTCTTGACGAGCGAGAGGTCGAGGTTGTTGATCGCGGGCCTCCGCAGGAAGTCGAACCGGAGCGGGAACGTGCGAACGTTCGAGGCGAGCTGCTCGCCGCTGGCGCGATTGAATCCAGCCTCCGTGTTGAACCAGCGCTCGACCGACCGCTCGCTCGAAGACAACGCGATGTCCTCGGGGTCGCCGGTGAAGATGATGTTGCCCCAGTTCTGGAGGGGGCGGCCTTGTTGATAGGTGTAGATGCCAGAGACCTGCCAACCGCTGGTGAGCGTCGACACAGCGCGGCTCGCCTGTGCCCCAAACCGGCGGCCCTCGCCAAACGGGAGCTCCCAGATGCCGTTCAGCGTGAGTCGATGTGGGACATCGTGGACGCCGATGAACTCGCTCGGCTGCGGGTCGTCCGCATTCAGGAACTCCACTTGCTCGGTGAAGCGCGAGAACGTATAGCTCCCCTCGAGGGTGTAGCCGGCCGCGAAGCGGCGGTTGAGGCGGAGTTGCAGTGCGTGATACCAGGACGAGCCGAGGTTGGTCGTCGTGATCACATCACCAAACTGCGGGAAGGGCCGAAGCAGCCGCTCGCGAGCGATGGTCTCGCCGCGCAGCGCTCCGATGGCCGTCTCCGGCAGCAGGCCGAAGAACGGATTGGGGACCTGCTCGGTCAGGTAGTCGATCGTCGCCTGATCGCGGACCCGGCTCGTGCTCAAATACTGCTGGGGGATCGCGTTGAGGTTACGCCTGCAGCAGGTGTCGGCCGACGTTTCGAGATCTGTTCCGTGGTTGCCGACGTAGGCGACTTCTCCGACCCAGCCTCCGGGGAGCTCGCGCTGGATGCCGATCTGCCAGCGCTGCATGCGGGGCGAGCGCGGCTCCGGATCGAAGAAGGAGATGTTCTGCCCGAGGAAAGTCTCGATGCCCTCCGCCGCACCAAGCGGCTCCTGGATGCTGTTCTGGAACGGGTTCGACAGCGTCTCGACGAACGTCAGACCGTTGTCGAGGGTCGGCACGAGGTTCGTCCTCTGGCTGAAGCCGCTCTGAATCACGTCGCCGCGGCGCTGGCCCAGAAAGCCGTAGAACATGCCGTAGCCGCCGCGCAGGACGGTCTCCTCATCGAGCTGGTAGGCAAAGCCGAGGCGTGGCATGACGTGGTTCTTGGGCGTCTCGTAAAGCCCGCGCGGCTGCCCGTCCACGCCCGCAAAGAGGAGGCCGCCGCGGACGTCGAACTGATCGGGGGAGATCTCCAGCGTCGGATTGCGCACATACGCTGCGCGCGCCGCCGCCTCGATCGGCTGAACAGCAGTCGCATCGAAGCCGCGAACACTGCGATTCTCGGCCTCGACCATCGGCGTCTCGAATTCGTAGCGCAGGCCGAGATTGAGCGTCAGGCGGGGGCCGACGCGCCAGTCGTCCTGTACAAAGAAGCCCCACGTTTGCGACCGCTCGTCGTAGCTCGCGGCGCGGTTCACCCAGCCGGAGCTCGGTAGCCCGAGCAGGAACGACGCGAACGACTGGCCGAGCTCACCGGGCGACGACGGCGAGTTGTCGAGCGGCCCGAGGGTCCACGTCGAGTCGAAGTTGAACTCACCGGTTTGATCGTTGCCGAAGAACGTCTGCGTCTCGCGGTAGCGCCGAAACTCCATGCCCGTCCGGAGGGAATGGGTCCCCGCTGACTTGTTCAGCGTGGCGATGAACGATTGCGTCTCGGTTGGCCGGTCGAAGCCGCCCACGGCCGTGCTCTGATATCCCTCGATGTCGATGCGCGGAAAGCGCCGGATGTCCGCTGGAATGGCGTTGTTGTAGTCGGCGGGGAAGCCGAGGGTCGCCAAGTCGAAACCGTGGTTGCCGGAGTTCGAGTCGCTGCTGCGGATGAACCGGTCGTAGCCGTACCTCACGTTCAGCACCGTGGTCCCATTGAAGGCGTAGACGTGGTCCAGCGCAACCTGCCGCGAGGCGAACCCAAACTCCTGGCCCGTCGCGATGGTGTCGAAGTAGTTGTTGTAGTCGCTGTCGCGGTCGTACCAGCTCACGCGTCCGTACATGCGCTGCTTGTCGGTCGCCACGTGGTCGATGCGGATCGTGTGCGTGCCGTACGCCGTGTTCTCCTTCAGCTCGGGCCGCTGAAAGTTGTTCGTGCCGTCCGGATTGCCTGCGGTCCTGGGCGCGGCGACGTAGCCAAGGATCTCTTGTGCGACTGGGTTGATGAGCGCTGGCGGGATGATGTTGCCGGGAAAGGGGTCCTGTTCGTACCGTCCATCGCCAACCGCTCGTCTCGTGAAGGGGTTGTAGATCTGATATTCCGGTCCGAGCGCGAGGAGCTCCGAGAAGTCGCCATTGCGCATCTTCTCGGTCGGGACCGTCGGAGTGCCGTTGTTGCGTGGCCGTGCCTCATCGATGCCTTCGTAGCCGTACATGAAGAAGGTCCGCTGCCGCAGGATCGGACCGCCCGCTGTCCCACCCCAGCGGTTGTAGGAGAAGTCGGGCAGAGGAATGTCGTTGGCGTTGGCGAAGAAATCGTTGGCGAACAGATCGGCCGGCATCTTGGTGAAGTACGCGGTGCCGTGCAGCTGGTTCGTTCCAGACTTCAAGCTCAAGTTGGTCACGCCGCCCTCGGTATTGCCGAACTGTGCATCGAAGTGCCTCACCCCAGCGATGCACCGCGAGTGCGCCGATTATGCAGGCCGGAACACCGGCCGCGCCGAGGCATGCGAGCACTTCCGCAGCGGCTCTCACGAGGTGGTTGGCGTTCATCGTCTGGATCCGCGCTCACGCGCGCGGGTGAAGACGCGCTGATGGAGCAGGAGCTCTTCGCCTTGATCACCCTCCCAATCCGGGCGCCAGAGATCCAGGACGTAGCCTGAAACGCGCTGTGCTTCTTCGTCGGTCATGGTGGCGAGGTGCTCCCAGCGCTCAGCCTCGAGGATCGGCCCAACGCGCTTCCAGTTGTCGAGCCACCGCTTCATTTGTTGGCGAGCTTCCGGAGACAACGTCGACTTATGGGAGGTCACGACCCCATATTACTTCGGCTGGACCTGCGCGGCGCGCTCGGCGAGCGCGCCCTACCATCGCAGCGGTAGGGACGCCTCGCCGAGGCGTCCGCAGGCGAATCGGCAACTCACGGCGCGTCGTTCAGGCGGCGGGCCGTCGTAGACCCTGCCAAGACGAAGGCGATTCCACTCATCGCGAGGGCTTCGACGACGGCGGTCCACTCGTTGCCATCGCCGGCCGACGTGACTGCTCTCGGGATGTGCAGCACGATGACCCAGATGAAGATCATGATGCCCGAGAGCGTCGCGGCCAATCGCCGTGTCTTCTCGACAAGGAGCCCGGCGCCTCCAGCGATGAGGGCGATGCCCGCGAAGTAGGTCCAGAAGAACGGCCCAGGAATCCAAGC is a genomic window containing:
- the dgoD gene encoding galactonate dehydratase; the encoded protein is MSVTRRQAIAGIFAASGIMVTTDEQLVRAQQTLKDAPIPAKDALKVTKLETFLVKPRWLFLKIHTNAGIVGLGEPITEGRAVTCAAAVKEVEAYLAGKDPRAVQHHWQAIYRHAFYRGGPILTSALSGIDQALWDIKGKALGIPVYEFFGGPTRHRVRVYAHARSPEQMTQAIGQGFTAFKTGPASRRRGTSGRIWNRYMETPAEVDYAAEQFAELRKTVGDDVDIGIDFHGRISPALAKVLIEKLEPYSPMFIEEPCQAQNHDVMAEIARGTYLPIATGERVFTKWGFREVLEKKAATILQPDLSHAGGISEVRIIAGMAEAYYAAIAPHNPLGPISLASGVQLAASINNFLIQEQVSLGEGYLTKPFTVREGYLDLPTGPGLGVELDENAMADKIGHDWRNPESYDEDDGSVVDW